CTCAGCATGACAAAAAATAACGATTGCTCTGCATACTTTTTAATGTGCCCCAGGTTATGTAAACCTGTGTAGTCGCACATCTTGGCCCAATCAGCCTGCACTCAACCAATATCACGATGAATGTAGGCCCAGCAATCTATCTCCAGGCTTCTGGTGTTTGGATGGAATGAGTGAACAGTATACTCATATCTTATTCGATTAATAGATCCAGCCACACATAACCTCTTTATATGTCACAGCCGACAGACGATTGAAAAAGAGACGAGGTGTTTACGAGTAGCTGGACAGGAAATTCAGTACctgaaattaattatttcattattgaaTATACAGAACATCAGAATGAGAATGGAAAAAATGTCTCACAGATCCGAccctagaataaaaacaatgatgAATCTAATTCGCCCGTCTAAGTAACTGGGAAAATTAAACAGTTTCCATTATTGTGGATGGAGCTGAAGTAGTTGATGTGGCGGGGGTGGTTGGTAGCAGTTTTTAGAGCCATTCCCTTTAAAGTTATGAGAACCATACGGCCCAAGGGAAAACCACCGTCCAGCACGGCAGACCCCCACCTCTGCGCACTCAGTCATTATCCACCCCCTCTTCCAAAAACATACAGTTCTTTTTCCTTTACGTAccctccctcttccctccctccgtccctccctccccactcttttctttctctgcagATCAGTTAGAATGCGGCTACCAAGCTGAAGGTAGAGAACTAGGGAGCTGAGGAAAAGGCCTTAGATTAAATGTAAACCAAGTGCTTTGCTCTGTAAAATTGGTGTTGTATTAAAACGAAGCTGAAGTACAACTTCACTCTGAGAGACTGGTGGGGAAAAAGACTCGTACTGATGGGGGAGATGAGCTGTGCCTTGCGTTTCTGTGCTCTCCTGGCAGTCCTGGGTACCTGCTGGCCTCCCCAGTCTCTGGCGCAAGAGTTGCAGGAGCAAGATGCCCTGTGCACGGCGGTAGGCTGCTACGCTGTCTATTTCCAGCGCAAAACCTTTCGTGAATCTGCTAGGTTCTGCAAGGACAAAGGTGGTTACCTGGCAACCTTGAGGAGTTCTGAGGAGGTGACTGTAGTCCACGAGCTCCTGTCGTTGGTTGAGCAGCGCGGCCCTCGCGCCAGAGTCAGAGTGTGGATTGGGCTCCACCGCCAGCCGAGGCAATGCTCAGCCTCCCGACCCCTCAGGGGATTCCAGTGGATCACAGGTGAACAGGACACGCCGTACACAAATTGGGTGAGAGCGGACTCGCCGAACACCTGCGCCGCGCCCCGCTGTGTCGTCATGACCGTCAACACCGCGGCCGAAACCCGGGACCAGGCGGACAACTTCAAGTGGCTGGAAGGCTCCTGCATGCTGCCTGTGGATGGATTCATGTGTTACTTCCCCTACAGGGGGATGTGCCCCACTCTgaagagtgagggagggggacGCGTCTTGTACACCACCCCTTTCGGCCTGCTAAGTACCGTCCTCACTCACGTCCCCTTTGGCTCGGTGGCCAACATGCCCTGCCCGGACGGTGAGGAACGAGTAGAAGACCAGTCAGTTCTTTGCATGCTGAGGGAAGACGGCTATGTAGGCTGGTCGAAAGACACCCCCCTCTGCTCTCAAGGTGCCCACGACTGGTGTGAAGAGGAAAACGGGGGCTGTGAGCATTTCTGTCAGAACGCAGGCGCACAGTATTACTGCGAGTGTTCCGAGGGCTTCACGCTGGCCGAAGACGACCGGACCTGCCAGTTGGACCGTTCCTGTGGCACGGCCAATTGTGAGTTTAACTGTGAGGAGACCGCTAAGGGATACCGATGCAAGTGTCCAAATGGTTACCTGCTGGCCCCTAATGGACACAACTGCCTGGATGTCGATGAGTGTCTCCAGACGCCGTGCCCCCACATATGTGTCAACGTTCCAGGCACTTTCGAGTGCCGCTGCAACGAGGGCTATGAGCCGGATGAAGACGGCGAGTGTGTGGACATCGACGAATGCAAAGAATCCAGCAGCTGTGAACATCAGTGTGAAAACACAGCTGGCTCCTTCACCTGCCGCTGCCGCCAGGGCTTCGCTAAGCTGCCCGGTGATTCGGACCTCTGCCAGGACATAGATGAATGCCAGATCTCCACAAGCTGCGAACAGTTGTGTCTCAACTATGTAGGTGGTTTTGAATGCGTTTGTGAGGCAGGGTTTGAGCTGCAGGCAGACCAACGGTCTTGTATTGCCATTTCGGAGGGCGATGATGAGTATTCTGCAGCTACCTTACCCTACCAAACCTCCATCACCTGGGCCCCCGAATTCCCAGACTTTATACC
This genomic window from Esox lucius isolate fEsoLuc1 chromosome 7, fEsoLuc1.pri, whole genome shotgun sequence contains:
- the cd248b gene encoding endosialin — encoded protein: MGEMSCALRFCALLAVLGTCWPPQSLAQELQEQDALCTAVGCYAVYFQRKTFRESARFCKDKGGYLATLRSSEEVTVVHELLSLVEQRGPRARVRVWIGLHRQPRQCSASRPLRGFQWITGEQDTPYTNWVRADSPNTCAAPRCVVMTVNTAAETRDQADNFKWLEGSCMLPVDGFMCYFPYRGMCPTLKSEGGGRVLYTTPFGLLSTVLTHVPFGSVANMPCPDGEERVEDQSVLCMLREDGYVGWSKDTPLCSQGAHDWCEEENGGCEHFCQNAGAQYYCECSEGFTLAEDDRTCQLDRSCGTANCEFNCEETAKGYRCKCPNGYLLAPNGHNCLDVDECLQTPCPHICVNVPGTFECRCNEGYEPDEDGECVDIDECKESSSCEHQCENTAGSFTCRCRQGFAKLPGDSDLCQDIDECQISTSCEQLCLNYVGGFECVCEAGFELQADQRSCIAISEGDDEYSAATLPYQTSITWAPEFPDFIPGITPLEWLPEQTITERLPTDLGWFTEAPQEETISTAIPNRPSEDHNLPWDVLTRKKPAQDPVTPSASSSKEDDNTNSQAGDPAVVLRVSDGQRPAVKNDKGVGSVVETLDSDPGVKATPTRFSVPPQAQTTTFAPEDEQSESRGKKKHDKSWLLVALLVPLCVFIVVMLALGIVYCTSCAVEQNKSITDCYRWIITSKSEDKNKAKSRA